The following proteins are encoded in a genomic region of Arcobacter cloacae:
- a CDS encoding DUF2867 domain-containing protein, with protein sequence MNNKVIVSFLPNSSNANSFISKIDFADSYKIELLKDEEIKEIYLKLLSNNSTLIKSLMSFRNKIMSLFGFKTEIKHSNNVKDIQVGNKVGFFTIYYVDEYEIIAGEKDKHLDFCVSFYKNDTILTVTTLVQYNNFFGKIYMNLVKPFHKLVVKNMLRNLK encoded by the coding sequence GTGAATAATAAAGTAATAGTATCTTTTTTACCTAATTCTAGTAATGCGAATAGTTTTATTTCTAAAATAGATTTTGCAGATTCTTATAAAATTGAGTTATTAAAAGATGAAGAAATAAAGGAAATATATTTAAAACTACTTTCAAATAATTCTACTTTGATAAAATCTTTGATGTCATTTCGGAATAAAATAATGTCTTTATTTGGCTTTAAAACAGAAATTAAACATTCAAATAATGTCAAAGATATTCAAGTTGGAAATAAAGTAGGTTTTTTTACTATTTATTATGTTGATGAGTATGAAATTATTGCTGGAGAAAAAGATAAACATTTGGATTTTTGTGTATCTTTTTATAAAAATGATACTATTTTAACTGTTACTACTTTAGTACAATATAATAATTTTTTTGGAAAAATTTATATGAATTTAGTAAAACCTTTTCACAAATTAGTAGTAAAAAATATGTTAAGAAATTTAAAATAA
- a CDS encoding YbhB/YbcL family Raf kinase inhibitor-like protein produces the protein MKKTVLSLVCCASFLFADNFTLSSSDLKGQLTKKQEFNGFGCTGENISPQLSWENAPKETKSFAVTVYDPDAPTGSGWWHWVVFDISKDKTTLPSGFGNSDSKDAIQSITDYGKSGFGGACPPLGDKAHRYIFTVHALDVETLGLDKNTNAATVGYYINSHTISKASLISYYKR, from the coding sequence ATTAAAAAAACAGTTTTAAGTTTGGTTTGTTGTGCTAGTTTTTTATTTGCTGATAATTTTACATTAAGTAGTTCTGATTTAAAAGGACAACTTACAAAAAAGCAAGAGTTCAATGGTTTTGGATGTACTGGAGAAAATATCTCACCACAGTTATCTTGGGAAAATGCACCAAAAGAGACAAAATCATTTGCCGTAACTGTTTATGACCCAGATGCACCTACAGGTTCTGGATGGTGGCATTGGGTTGTTTTTGACATTTCTAAAGATAAAACAACATTACCTTCAGGATTTGGAAATAGTGATTCAAAAGATGCTATTCAAAGCATAACTGATTATGGCAAAAGTGGTTTTGGAGGAGCTTGTCCACCCCTTGGAGATAAAGCTCATAGATATATCTTTACAGTTCATGCACTTGATGTTGAAACTTTAGGGTTAGATAAGAATACAAATGCTGCAACGGTTGGTTATTACATAAATTCACATACCATTTCTAAAGCTTCATTAATTTCATATTATAAAAGATAA
- a CDS encoding chorismate mutase, protein MIECNSIDEVRNNINNIDEQIVKLIALRGSFVKQAAKFKKDSDDVKAPTRVEEVISKVKNLAKITGANEEVVENVYRTMIDSFINLEMKEFENLK, encoded by the coding sequence ATGATTGAATGTAATTCAATAGATGAAGTAAGAAATAATATAAATAATATCGATGAACAAATAGTAAAACTAATCGCTTTAAGAGGTAGTTTTGTAAAACAAGCAGCAAAGTTCAAAAAAGATAGCGATGATGTAAAAGCACCAACAAGGGTGGAAGAGGTTATTTCTAAAGTAAAAAATTTAGCAAAAATAACTGGTGCAAATGAAGAAGTTGTTGAAAATGTTTATAGAACGATGATTGATAGTTTTATAAACCTTGAGATGAAAGAGTTTGAAAATCTGAAATGA
- a CDS encoding helix-turn-helix domain-containing protein, with protein sequence MKLYEIGQQIRTLREAKKLTQEQLATKCGISRVTLGKIERGELGNTSVKTLDIILASLGLEIEFKTIRGFGLPNLDEL encoded by the coding sequence TTGAAACTATACGAAATTGGTCAACAAATTAGAACTTTACGAGAAGCAAAAAAACTAACTCAAGAGCAATTAGCCACTAAATGTGGAATTAGTAGAGTCACTCTTGGGAAAATTGAACGAGGGGAGTTGGGAAATACTTCTGTTAAAACTTTGGATATTATCCTTGCTAGTTTAGGTTTGGAAATAGAGTTTAAAACTATTCGAGGTTTTGGATTGCCAAATCTTGATGAATTGTAA
- a CDS encoding thioredoxin fold domain-containing protein translates to MFGLVKKVLISLVLLSFGLNASTKEVSKVEITQMEQLELFKKAQIKIIKAFDIGSLYILTIDVQGNKDEIYLTKDKKLILSGDVIDVNNGMKVSAPVDLTGVRGKEAFVFGNGKDEYFLFTDPECPYCKKFESYLPQIKDKVKIRVFYFPLESHENAKDLSLYVMSQKTTAQKIDAMFDASENLDKAKNAKYSQAQLTKLEKHLEEQVQIGMNLNVQGTPTIFDKNGNSIVWVHMLEKYGIEVR, encoded by the coding sequence ATGTTTGGTTTAGTAAAAAAGGTATTAATTAGTTTAGTTCTATTATCTTTTGGTTTAAATGCTTCAACAAAAGAGGTATCAAAAGTAGAAATAACTCAAATGGAACAATTAGAACTATTTAAAAAAGCACAAATAAAAATAATAAAAGCTTTTGATATTGGAAGCTTATATATTTTAACTATTGATGTTCAAGGTAACAAGGATGAAATTTATCTAACAAAAGATAAAAAACTTATTCTTTCAGGTGATGTTATTGATGTAAATAATGGAATGAAAGTATCAGCACCTGTTGATTTAACAGGAGTTAGAGGAAAAGAGGCTTTTGTTTTTGGAAATGGTAAAGATGAATATTTTTTATTTACAGATCCAGAGTGTCCTTATTGTAAAAAATTTGAGTCATACCTTCCTCAAATAAAAGATAAAGTAAAAATTAGAGTTTTCTATTTTCCTTTAGAGTCACATGAAAACGCTAAAGATTTATCTTTATATGTAATGAGTCAAAAAACAACTGCACAAAAAATAGATGCAATGTTTGATGCAAGTGAAAACTTAGATAAAGCAAAAAATGCAAAATATTCACAAGCTCAACTTACAAAACTTGAAAAACATTTAGAAGAACAAGTTCAAATTGGAATGAATTTAAATGTTCAAGGGACTCCTACTATTTTTGATAAAAATGGAAATAGTATTGTTTGGGTTCATATGCTTGAAAAATATGGAATAGAAGTAAGATAA
- a CDS encoding GyrI-like domain-containing protein: protein MKVTRIKKLMISGISVVTNNEFEMSEENGKIAGLWEEYFQKDIYKKTFDKANSDFMYGVYSNYESDASGNYKVTVGVEVTKPKNAIVIEDKKYLVFSKQGELPMVVVELWEEIWDYFEKNSEYERAFEIDFEKYAKEDEVEIYVSIK, encoded by the coding sequence ATGAAAGTTACAAGAATAAAAAAATTAATGATTTCAGGAATTAGTGTAGTTACAAATAATGAGTTTGAAATGAGTGAAGAAAATGGCAAAATAGCTGGACTTTGGGAAGAGTATTTTCAAAAAGATATTTATAAAAAGACCTTTGACAAAGCAAATAGTGATTTTATGTATGGAGTTTATAGCAATTATGAATCAGATGCAAGTGGAAACTATAAAGTAACTGTTGGTGTTGAAGTTACAAAACCAAAAAATGCCATTGTTATTGAAGACAAAAAATATTTAGTTTTTTCAAAACAAGGTGAACTTCCGATGGTTGTAGTTGAATTATGGGAAGAGATTTGGGATTATTTTGAAAAAAATAGCGAATACGAAAGAGCTTTTGAAATTGATTTTGAAAAATATGCAAAAGAGGATGAAGTAGAGATTTATGTTTCTATAAAATAA
- a CDS encoding aldo/keto reductase family protein, whose translation MKIPNMIYGTAWKKENTTALVFEALKQGFIGIDTACQPKHYREDLVGFGLQKAYEIGIKREDLFIQTKFTPIDGQDRNNMPYLASDDIEVQVEKSFETSKKNLKTDFIDSYILHSPIYEANKFQRVWQKMEEFYEKKEVGYLGISNCYELDILKFLFSNAKVKPSFVQNRFYSQSGYDKEIRAFCEENNIIYQSFWSLTANPHILNSDILRKISLKYNKSEALIFYRFLNYIKIVPLNGTTSLNHMIEDLKISEFELSKEEIEDISSLLK comes from the coding sequence ATGAAAATACCAAATATGATTTATGGAACAGCTTGGAAAAAAGAAAATACTACAGCTTTAGTTTTTGAAGCTTTAAAGCAAGGATTTATTGGCATTGATACAGCGTGTCAACCAAAACATTATAGGGAAGATTTAGTAGGCTTTGGTTTACAAAAGGCTTATGAAATAGGAATTAAAAGAGAAGATTTATTTATTCAAACAAAATTTACTCCAATAGATGGGCAAGACAGAAATAATATGCCATATTTAGCAAGTGATGATATAGAAGTTCAAGTGGAAAAATCTTTTGAAACTTCAAAGAAAAATCTAAAAACAGATTTTATAGATTCATATATTTTACATTCTCCAATTTATGAAGCAAACAAATTTCAAAGAGTTTGGCAAAAAATGGAAGAATTTTATGAGAAAAAAGAAGTTGGTTATCTTGGAATTAGTAACTGTTATGAATTGGATATTTTGAAATTTTTATTTTCAAATGCAAAAGTAAAACCTTCATTTGTTCAAAATAGATTTTATTCACAAAGTGGATATGATAAAGAAATAAGAGCTTTTTGTGAAGAAAATAATATAATTTATCAAAGTTTTTGGTCATTAACTGCAAATCCACATATTTTAAATAGTGATATTTTGAGAAAAATATCGTTAAAATATAACAAATCAGAAGCATTGATTTTTTATAGATTTTTAAACTATATAAAGATTGTTCCTTTAAATGGAACAACTTCATTAAATCATATGATTGAAGATTTAAAAATTAGTGAGTTTGAGTTATCAAAAGAAGAGATAGAAGATATTTCAAGTTTATTAAAATAA
- a CDS encoding DMT family transporter: MTQTLKAHIMVFIATFLVAGSFIASSKLSGVIDSISLTLYRFVLAAIILAPIILIKKEFREKIVSTFPRAMIIGLFYALYFIGMFKALETTTALNTGTLYTLVPLMTAILCIFFFKEKMNLKQLFIYFIGIIGTCIVVFKADFELFLGFSLSEGDIIFLFASTSMALYSIFLKLLHRKGDILLVLVFTTLIGGCFWMFITMQVLNIPFGWGKIKGDLFYWMAYLVIGTTVITLYLYQKSSIILGPKKLMAYVYLSPAMVAILSFIIEKQTISFNVFMGIIISTFATIVLLKQK; encoded by the coding sequence TTGACACAAACTTTAAAAGCCCATATTATGGTATTCATAGCTACATTTTTAGTAGCTGGTTCTTTTATTGCTTCTTCTAAACTTTCAGGAGTAATTGATTCTATCTCTTTAACTTTGTATAGATTTGTTCTAGCAGCTATTATTTTAGCTCCAATTATTTTAATAAAAAAAGAGTTTAGAGAAAAAATTGTTTCAACATTCCCAAGAGCTATGATTATAGGATTATTTTATGCTTTATATTTTATTGGAATGTTCAAAGCTTTGGAGACAACAACAGCTTTAAATACTGGAACTTTATATACTTTAGTTCCTTTAATGACAGCGATTTTATGTATATTCTTTTTTAAAGAAAAAATGAATTTAAAACAACTTTTTATATATTTTATAGGAATTATTGGAACTTGTATTGTTGTTTTTAAAGCAGATTTTGAACTCTTTTTAGGCTTTTCTTTAAGTGAAGGAGATATTATTTTTTTATTTGCTTCAACTTCTATGGCTTTATATTCAATATTTTTAAAACTTTTACATAGAAAAGGAGATATTCTTTTAGTTTTAGTTTTTACCACACTAATTGGTGGATGCTTTTGGATGTTTATAACAATGCAGGTTTTAAATATACCTTTTGGATGGGGAAAAATCAAAGGTGATTTATTTTATTGGATGGCTTATTTAGTTATTGGAACAACAGTTATAACTTTATATTTGTATCAAAAAAGTTCTATTATTTTAGGTCCTAAGAAATTGATGGCATATGTATATTTAAGTCCAGCGATGGTTGCAATTTTATCTTTTATAATAGAAAAACAGACTATTAGTTTTAATGTTTTTATGGGAATTATAATCTCAACATTTGCTACAATAGTTTTATTAAAACAAAAATAA
- a CDS encoding YeiH family protein — MKTNNQTIINTFYGILFVGVFAVFSMFIAKLDFFEKLGISPLIVGIFLGMIYANTIKLKFPNHFKNGIVFSTKYILRLGIILYGFRLTFQNLQEVGFSGVLIAFCIVFFTFIFGYIVGTRLLKMDKELAILCSAGSSICGAAAVMATQSVLRNEAYKSAIAVSFVVIFGTIGMFLIPFLDKFAIFGFTSSEVGIYIGAILHEVAHVVAAGNALGEVVSTNAIIEKMIRVIFLVPFLILLSFWLIKTGFHNKKEKSKVVIPWFALFFIVVIGFNSLGLFDVKTVQTINFIDNFALTMAMCALGMETSFDKFKNSGMKPFYLSLILFIWLIVIGYILVKFLF; from the coding sequence ATGAAAACTAATAATCAAACTATCATAAATACTTTTTATGGCATTTTATTTGTAGGAGTTTTTGCAGTTTTTTCTATGTTTATTGCAAAATTAGATTTTTTTGAAAAATTAGGAATAAGTCCATTGATTGTTGGAATATTTCTAGGGATGATTTATGCAAATACAATAAAACTAAAATTCCCAAATCATTTTAAAAATGGAATAGTTTTTTCTACAAAATATATTTTAAGATTAGGAATTATTTTATATGGGTTTAGATTAACTTTTCAAAATCTACAAGAGGTTGGATTTAGTGGAGTTTTAATTGCTTTTTGTATTGTTTTTTTCACTTTTATCTTTGGATATATTGTAGGAACTAGGCTTTTGAAAATGGATAAAGAGTTAGCTATTTTGTGCAGTGCTGGAAGTTCTATTTGTGGCGCTGCTGCTGTTATGGCAACGCAAAGTGTTTTAAGAAATGAGGCTTATAAAAGTGCAATAGCTGTATCTTTTGTGGTGATTTTTGGAACAATAGGAATGTTTTTGATTCCTTTTTTAGATAAATTTGCTATTTTTGGTTTTACAAGTAGTGAAGTTGGAATTTATATAGGAGCAATATTGCACGAAGTAGCTCATGTGGTAGCTGCTGGAAATGCTTTGGGTGAAGTTGTATCAACAAATGCAATTATTGAAAAGATGATAAGAGTTATATTTTTAGTTCCATTTTTGATTTTATTATCTTTTTGGTTGATAAAAACTGGCTTTCATAATAAAAAAGAGAAATCAAAGGTTGTTATTCCATGGTTTGCACTATTTTTTATAGTTGTAATTGGGTTTAACTCTTTAGGATTATTCGATGTAAAAACTGTTCAAACTATAAATTTTATAGATAATTTTGCTTTAACTATGGCAATGTGTGCTTTAGGAATGGAGACAAGTTTTGATAAGTTTAAAAATAGTGGGATGAAACCTTTTTATTTGTCTTTGATTTTATTTATTTGGTTGATTGTAATAGGATATATTTTAGTTAAATTTTTGTTTTAA
- a CDS encoding zinc ribbon domain-containing protein YjdM — protein MSQLPNCPKCGSEYTYEDGDLYICPECANEWSQDSSLESSNSDTLVVKDANGTILQDGDDVTVIKDLKVKGSSSGIKVGTKIKGIRLVDGNDGHNIDCKVPGVGAIKLKQEFVKKS, from the coding sequence ATGAGTCAATTACCAAACTGCCCAAAATGTGGGAGTGAATATACTTACGAAGATGGAGATTTATATATCTGTCCTGAGTGTGCTAACGAGTGGTCACAAGATTCATCTTTGGAAAGTAGTAATAGTGATACGTTAGTTGTAAAAGATGCGAATGGTACTATTTTACAAGATGGTGACGATGTTACTGTTATAAAAGATTTAAAAGTAAAAGGTAGTTCATCTGGTATAAAAGTTGGTACTAAAATCAAAGGTATTAGACTTGTTGATGGAAATGATGGTCATAATATCGACTGTAAAGTTCCAGGTGTTGGAGCTATAAAATTAAAACAAGAGTTTGTTAAAAAATCTTAA
- a CDS encoding LysR substrate-binding domain-containing protein: MTLKELNFFYKLSENPQVTQVANELNISQSAISLAIKSLENSLNEQLFDRIGKKLILNEKGKYFKEKTLPYYLKLIDAQNIFLENKLVGNIKVAASKTISNYIMPNIYFDFLTKYEDVKLDILTINSTKIVDMILNSKLDIGLIEVDLKNSSLIKEKLCDDELIVVTSDEKQERNAFIDSIKKRWILREIGSGTREIFINKIGKIANDLDIFMQLQDFEEIKTIILNNPNTVTAISKVAVKKELDEKKLFEIKLKNLELKREFYIVYHKEKPKNLLFETFIEFLKSKFK; this comes from the coding sequence ATGACTCTAAAAGAACTAAACTTTTTTTATAAATTAAGCGAAAATCCTCAAGTTACACAAGTTGCAAATGAATTAAATATCAGTCAATCTGCTATTTCATTGGCTATTAAATCTTTGGAAAATAGTCTAAATGAACAGCTTTTTGATAGAATTGGTAAAAAACTAATCTTAAATGAAAAAGGTAAATATTTCAAAGAAAAAACTCTTCCTTATTATCTAAAACTAATAGATGCTCAAAATATTTTTTTAGAAAATAAACTTGTTGGAAATATAAAAGTAGCCGCAAGTAAAACCATATCAAACTACATAATGCCAAATATCTATTTTGATTTTTTAACAAAATATGAAGATGTAAAACTAGATATTTTAACTATAAATTCAACAAAAATAGTAGATATGATTTTAAACTCTAAACTAGATATTGGTCTTATTGAAGTCGATTTAAAAAATAGTAGTTTAATAAAAGAGAAACTGTGTGATGATGAATTAATAGTTGTTACAAGTGATGAAAAACAAGAAAGAAATGCCTTTATTGATAGTATTAAGAAAAGATGGATTTTAAGAGAAATAGGAAGTGGAACAAGGGAAATTTTCATAAATAAAATAGGTAAAATAGCAAATGATTTAGATATTTTTATGCAATTACAAGATTTTGAAGAGATAAAAACTATAATCTTAAATAATCCAAATACTGTAACTGCTATTTCTAAAGTGGCTGTAAAAAAAGAGTTAGATGAAAAAAAGCTTTTTGAAATAAAACTAAAAAATTTAGAATTAAAAAGAGAATTTTATATAGTTTATCACAAAGAAAAACCAAAAAACCTACTTTTTGAAACCTTTATAGAGTTTCTAAAAAGTAAGTTTAAATAG
- a CDS encoding methyl-accepting chemotaxis protein — protein MENAKKYLIASYAVTIFSIGFLSYLSSLNSQNILIFSLVFIGLISVIFFYGINLLKSKKEEIIFSEIEKKDNFLENEFLEDLNKVSFEFSNNIFKSKIDSKTNNEDFKQIANNINKSIDNLSSSFEQILDFFEKFQKNDFTVEIKNNQTEQLELLIQSVNKLNVKISKMLLSSLKNGTSFKQNADKLRNNMELLSTNIFNQAAILEQTSSLVDEITKSVKNNSVDVDKMLSYSNELLISVNKGFDSAKNSASLMDNINEKTKAIQEAITIIDQIAFQTNILSLNAAVEAATAGEAGKGFAVVAQEVRNLASRSAQAAKEIKSLVESATKETNNGKTASVEMIKEYNVLSENINKTKGIIENVSFSLKEQEKGIEQVNVAIFDLDKATQQNALKAQETKDIANQNDEMATTMVRDTNKTNFFGRDEFNNSKK, from the coding sequence ATGGAAAATGCAAAAAAATATTTAATTGCATCTTATGCTGTTACTATATTTTCGATAGGTTTTTTGTCTTATTTATCCAGTTTGAACAGTCAAAATATTTTGATTTTTTCTTTAGTATTTATAGGTTTAATTTCTGTGATATTTTTTTATGGGATTAATCTTTTAAAAAGTAAAAAAGAAGAGATTATTTTTAGTGAAATAGAAAAAAAAGATAATTTTTTAGAAAATGAGTTTTTAGAAGATTTGAACAAAGTCTCTTTTGAATTTTCGAATAATATATTTAAATCAAAAATAGATTCAAAAACTAATAATGAAGATTTTAAACAAATCGCAAACAATATAAACAAAAGTATTGATAATTTATCAAGTAGTTTTGAACAAATTTTAGATTTTTTTGAAAAATTTCAAAAAAATGATTTTACAGTAGAGATAAAAAACAATCAAACAGAACAATTAGAGTTATTAATACAAAGTGTAAATAAATTAAATGTAAAAATATCAAAAATGCTTTTAAGTAGTCTAAAAAATGGTACTTCTTTTAAACAAAATGCAGACAAATTAAGAAATAATATGGAGCTTTTAAGTACAAATATCTTTAATCAAGCTGCTATTTTAGAACAAACATCTTCTTTAGTTGATGAGATTACAAAAAGTGTTAAAAACAATAGTGTTGATGTTGATAAAATGTTAAGTTATTCAAATGAACTTTTAATTTCTGTAAATAAAGGTTTTGATAGTGCTAAAAATAGTGCTAGTTTGATGGATAATATAAATGAAAAAACAAAAGCGATACAAGAAGCAATTACAATAATTGATCAAATAGCTTTTCAAACAAATATTTTAAGTTTAAATGCAGCTGTTGAAGCAGCAACAGCAGGTGAAGCTGGAAAAGGATTTGCTGTTGTTGCACAAGAAGTAAGAAATCTTGCTAGTAGAAGTGCTCAAGCTGCAAAAGAGATAAAATCATTAGTTGAAAGTGCAACAAAAGAGACAAACAATGGTAAAACGGCTTCTGTAGAGATGATAAAAGAGTACAATGTTTTGAGTGAAAATATCAATAAAACAAAAGGAATTATTGAAAATGTTTCTTTTTCTTTAAAAGAGCAAGAAAAAGGAATAGAGCAGGTTAATGTTGCGATTTTTGATTTAGATAAAGCAACTCAACAAAATGCCTTAAAAGCACAAGAAACAAAAGATATAGCAAATCAAAATGATGAAATGGCAACAACAATGGTTAGAGATACAAATAAAACAAATTTCTTTGGAAGAGATGAGTTTAATAATAGTAAGAAATAG
- a CDS encoding ABC transporter ATP-binding protein has product MNIIDFENINVGYDEKIILKDVTLKIKQGEHWAILGANGSGKSTLMKLIQSEIHPRKTNTYKKEILGKSTYSIFELRKELGIITNDLHNYFAREAGYLNGFEVVLSGHYSSVGIFTHQDFTKEQIIKAKEVLEFLDIVDLKDKKVAEMSTGQLRKCIVGRALIHEPKAFILDEPTVGLDIKAQINFIKMLKKLSSTASIILVTHHLEEIFEEIGNVALIFNNTIYKSGKKEEILTNENLSEIFDTKLSIGEKNGRYFVEEIF; this is encoded by the coding sequence ATGAATATTATTGATTTTGAAAATATAAATGTTGGATATGATGAAAAAATTATTTTAAAAGATGTAACATTAAAAATCAAACAAGGTGAACATTGGGCGATACTTGGAGCAAACGGAAGTGGAAAATCAACTTTGATGAAACTAATCCAATCAGAAATTCATCCACGAAAAACGAATACTTATAAAAAAGAGATTTTAGGAAAATCAACCTACTCTATTTTTGAATTAAGAAAAGAGTTAGGAATCATCACAAATGATTTACATAACTATTTTGCAAGAGAAGCGGGATATCTAAATGGTTTTGAGGTTGTTTTAAGTGGACATTATAGTTCTGTTGGAATATTCACTCATCAAGATTTTACAAAAGAACAAATCATAAAAGCAAAAGAGGTTTTAGAATTTTTAGATATTGTTGATTTAAAAGATAAAAAAGTAGCTGAAATGAGTACAGGACAGCTTAGAAAATGTATAGTTGGACGTGCGCTTATTCATGAACCAAAAGCATTTATTTTAGATGAACCAACAGTTGGACTTGATATAAAAGCACAGATAAATTTTATAAAAATGCTAAAAAAACTTTCATCTACAGCATCAATTATTTTGGTAACTCACCACTTGGAAGAGATTTTTGAAGAGATAGGAAATGTAGCTTTGATTTTTAATAATACTATTTATAAAAGTGGAAAAAAAGAAGAGATTTTAACAAATGAAAATCTATCAGAGATTTTTGATACTAAGTTATCAATTGGTGAAAAAAATGGTAGGTATTTTGTGGAAGAGATTTTTTAG
- a CDS encoding type II toxin-antitoxin system HipA family toxin, producing MKDIKVIINNHEVGNLFFEKEKNQYGFNYTQDFKPISLIMPYKTSSYIWHYKLHPIFDMNTPEGYLFEIFKKYLTKEYGYIDDFLVFSHICSNIQSRLSYKSFVNQKEFLSLDIDEVLQNDSQDTFTKIVTTFLGKNAISGVQPKSLALLEDKESLSTKEYIIKTWDEEYPQLALNEYFCLKAIEKIGVKIPNIQLSKNNKFLLVERFNYDKESDTFLGFEEILTLLGKNKDEKYSGSYEQVAKVIYSVTTNKLEDIKSFYKVVIMNYLLKNGDAHLKNFGILYNDDFSKIWFSPTYDVVNTVVYFHKDKPALTMFGKKVWLGKKELVKFGVQNCYLSESDAINIYENCIEVLKDSIEELEKYINTNKEFEEIGQKMIDSWKLSLSQKTQKEIPLETIRNWSTN from the coding sequence ATGAAAGATATAAAAGTAATCATAAACAATCATGAAGTAGGAAATCTTTTTTTTGAGAAAGAAAAAAATCAGTATGGATTCAACTATACACAGGATTTTAAACCTATTTCTTTAATCATGCCTTATAAAACTTCTTCGTATATTTGGCACTACAAACTTCATCCAATTTTTGATATGAATACGCCTGAGGGATATTTGTTTGAGATATTTAAAAAATATTTAACCAAAGAGTATGGATATATTGATGATTTTTTGGTTTTTTCTCATATTTGCTCAAATATTCAAAGTAGATTATCTTACAAAAGTTTTGTAAATCAAAAAGAGTTTTTATCTTTGGATATAGATGAAGTTTTACAAAATGATTCACAAGATACCTTTACAAAAATAGTTACAACTTTTTTAGGTAAAAATGCCATTTCAGGTGTTCAGCCAAAATCTTTGGCTCTTTTAGAAGATAAAGAGAGTTTATCCACAAAAGAGTATATTATAAAAACTTGGGATGAAGAGTATCCACAACTTGCACTTAATGAATATTTTTGTTTAAAAGCTATTGAAAAAATAGGTGTAAAGATTCCAAATATACAACTTTCAAAAAATAATAAGTTTTTATTGGTTGAGCGATTTAATTATGATAAAGAATCAGATACTTTTTTAGGTTTTGAAGAGATTTTAACTTTGCTTGGAAAAAACAAAGATGAAAAATATAGTGGAAGTTATGAACAAGTTGCAAAGGTGATTTATAGTGTTACAACCAATAAATTAGAAGATATAAAAAGCTTTTATAAAGTAGTAATTATGAATTATTTGCTTAAAAATGGCGATGCTCATCTTAAAAACTTTGGAATACTTTATAATGATGATTTTTCAAAAATATGGTTTTCTCCTACTTATGATGTGGTAAATACTGTGGTTTATTTTCATAAAGATAAACCAGCTCTTACTATGTTTGGTAAAAAAGTTTGGTTAGGTAAAAAAGAGCTTGTGAAGTTTGGAGTACAAAATTGCTATTTAAGTGAATCTGATGCAATAAATATTTATGAAAATTGTATAGAAGTCTTAAAAGATAGTATAGAAGAATTAGAAAAATATATAAATACAAATAAAGAGTTTGAAGAAATAGGGCAAAAAATGATTGATTCTTGGAAATTATCATTAAGTCAAAAAACACAAAAGGAGATTCCACTTGAAACTATACGAAATTGGTCAACAAATTAG